Proteins encoded by one window of Salmo trutta chromosome 17, fSalTru1.1, whole genome shotgun sequence:
- the LOC115151836 gene encoding kelch-like protein 25, whose protein sequence is MSVSVHENRKSRTSTGSMNISLFHKPSHPDSVLTHLNTLRKQCMFTDVTLWAGDRSFPCHRAVLAACSRYFEAMFSGGLRESLDNEVNFRDSVHPEVLELLLDFAYSSRVIINEENAESLLEAGDMLQFHDIRDAAAEFLEKNLHLSNCLGMMLLSDAHQCKQLYELSWRMCLVHFEALRDTEDFYGLNKDKLLDLILSDELEIEDEHIVFNAVMRWVRYDLDGRRDYLPELLGGIRLALLPSECLIEAVACEELVMSDKRSRQIVEEAMQCKKKILQNDGVVTSPCARPRKAGHTLLILGGQTFMCDKIYQVDHKAKEIIPKSDLPSPRKEFSACAIGCKVYVTGGRGSENGVSKDVWIYDTVHEEWSKGAPMLIARFGHGSAELENWLYVVGGHTAIAGIFPASPSVSLKQVERYDPLTNKWTMMAPLRDGVSNAAVVSAKLKLFVFGGTTIHRDKASKVQCYDPLENRWAIAAECPQPWRYTAAAVLGSQIFIMGGDTEFTAASAYRFDCETNQWSRVGDMTSKRMSCHAVASGNKLYVVGGYFGTQRCKTLDCYDPTSDSWNSITTVPYSLIPTAFVSTWKHLPA, encoded by the coding sequence ATGTCAGTCAGCGTCCACGAAAACCGTAAGTCCCGGACCAGCACGGGCTCCATGAACATCTCTCTGTTCCATAAGCCTTCGCATCCAGACAGCGTGCTCACCCACCTCAACACCCTCCGCAAGCAGTGCATGTTCACTGACGTGACGCTGTGGGCGGGGGACCGCTCCTTCCCCTGCCATCGGGCGGTACTAGCCGCATGCAGCCGCTACTTTGAGGCGATGTTCAGCGGCGGGCTCCGTGAGAGCCTGGACAACGAGGTGAACTTCAGAGACAGTGTACATCCAGAGGTGTTGGAGCTGCTGCTGGACTTTGCCTACTCGTCACGTGTCATCATCAACGAGGAGAACGCAGAGTCGTTGCTGGAGGCGGGAGACATGCTACAGTTCCACGACATCAGAGATGCTGCTGCGGAGTTCCTGGAGAAGAACCTGCACTTGTCCAACTGCCTGGGTATGATGCTACTGTCTGATGCCCACCAGTGCAAACAGCTATATGAGCTCTCCTGGAGGATGTGCCTGGTGCACTTTGAGGCGTTGCGGGACACAGAGGACTTCTACGGCCTCAACAAAGACAAGCTGCTGGACCTGATCCTCAGCGATGAGCTGGAGATCGAGGACGAGCATATCGTGTTCAACGCTGTGATGCGCTGGGTGCGCTACGACCTGGACGGCCGCAGAGACTACCTCCCTGAGCTGCTGGGTGGCATCCGCCTGGCCCTGCTGCCCTCTGAGTGTCTGATCGAGGCAGTGGCCTGCGAGGAGCTGGTGATGTCAGATAAGAGGAGCCGGCAGATAGTGGAGGAGGCCATGCAGTGCAAGAAGAAGATCCTGCAAAACGATGGGGTGGTCACCAGCCCCTGTGCCCGGCCCCGCAAGGCAGGCCACACGCTGCTCATCCTGGGAGGACAGACCTTCATGTGTGATAAGATCTACCAGGTGGACCACAAAGCCAAGGAGATCATCCCCAAGTCGGACTTGCCAAGTCCCCGGAAGGAGTTCAGCGCCTGTGCAATTGGCTGTAAGGTCTACGTGACTGGGGGGAGGGGTTCTGAGAACGGGGTGTCCAAGGATGTTTGGATCTATGACACGGTCCACGAGGAGTGGTCTAAAGGAGCACCCATGTTGATAGCACGGTTCGGCCATGGTTCGGCTGAACTGGAGAACTGGCTGTATGTGGTGGGTGGCCACACTGCCATAGCAGGCATCTTCCCTGCCTCCCCCTCAGTCTCCCTCAAACAAGTAGAGCGGTATGACCCACTCACCAACAAATGGACCATGATGGCGCCACTCAGAGATGGTGTTAGCAATGCAGCAGTGGTCAGCGCCAAGCTAAAGCTGTTTGTGTTTGGTGGCACCACCATACACAGAGACAAGGCCTCCAAGGTGCAGTGCTACGACCCTCTAGAGAACCGCTGGGCCATCGCAGCAGAATGTCCGCAACCGTGGAGATACACAGCCGCTGCTGTTCTGGGCAGCCAGATCTTCATAATGGGCGGAGATACTGAGTTCACCGCCGCCTCCGCCTACCGCTTTGACTGTGAGACCAACCAGTGGTCTCGTGTTGGGGACATGACTTCTAAAAGAATGAGCTGCCATGCGGTGGCCTCTGGAAACAAACTGTACGTGGTGGGGGGCTACTTTGGGACGCAGCGCTGCAAGACTCTAGACTGTTATGACCCCACGTCTGATAGCTGGAACAGTATAACCACAGTGCCTTACTCACTAATTCCCACTGCGTTCGTAAGCACCTGGAAACATCTACCTGCCTAG